One Ricinus communis isolate WT05 ecotype wild-type chromosome 2, ASM1957865v1, whole genome shotgun sequence DNA segment encodes these proteins:
- the LOC125369339 gene encoding uncharacterized protein LOC125369339, which yields MSIDRKGWQLIYHVRYDHILVVDGSDNLVGCYHVSELLDDNDCATGNLCDTRGHIRPLQPRVQSGIWNLCYGRCVDVYYNECWWEGVVFDHEDGSEKRNIFFPDLGDEMMVHIDKIRITQDWNDVTGTWQNRGTWLFLELIEEYEQEHYVPVSIKQIWYDLREKDDFKKLGKWTSYEKDLWKSLVLEAIDDNMKVVIHHLLQVIGLPEDAREQVETPVSFY from the coding sequence ATGTCAATTGACAGGAAAGGATGGCAACTCATATATCATGTCAGATACGATCATATACTAGTTGTTGATGGCTCTGACAATCTGGTCGGTTGTTATCATGTGTCCGAGCTTCTGGATGATAATGATTGTGCTACTGGTAACCTGTGTGATACTCGTGGACACATTAGGCCATTACAACCTCGTGTTCAGTCTGGTATATGGAACCTTTGTTATGGAAGATGTGTTGATGTCTATTACAATGAATGTTGGTGGGAAGGTGTAGTTTTTGATCATGAAGATGGCTCAGagaagaggaatatatttttccCAGATTTGGGTGATGAAATGATGgttcatattgataaaattaggATTACTCAGGACTGGAATGATGTCACTGGTACTTGGCAGAATCGTGGGACCTGGTTGTTTCTGGAGTTGATTGAGGAATATGAGCAAGAACATTATGTTCCTGTTTCCATAAAGCAAATTTGGTATGATTTGCGAGAGAAAGATGATTTTAAGAAACTTGGCAAGTGGACTTCTTATGAGAAAGATTTGTGGAAAAGTTTGGTATTGGAGGCAATTGATGATAATATGAAAGTTGTTATTCATCATCTTTTACAGGTAATAGGCCTACCAGAGGATGCAAGGGAGCAGGTGGAGACTCCTGTATCATTTTATTGA